Proteins from a genomic interval of Kaistia defluvii:
- a CDS encoding adenosylcobinamide-GDP ribazoletransferase codes for MTDDQYRTVFRNSLSELAVATAFLTRLPAAWMGVAADRRPDFTIAARAFPGVGLLVGLVGAIALLLAHALGLPLLASAALSLAATIALTGALHEDGLADTADGFGGGTTATRKLEIMRDSRIGTFGAVALILSLLLRTTLIANLLPYGAWPVATALIGAEIVSRAAIVQLWAALPPARFEGLASATGRPSRDTSLTAIGIAVVAALICGAIGTGILPAVVALLVAGAATYAFQLLCASQIAGQTGDTLGAAQQIALVTYLMAIVAAT; via the coding sequence ATGACCGATGACCAGTACCGGACCGTCTTTCGCAACTCCCTGTCGGAACTCGCGGTGGCGACAGCCTTCCTGACGCGGCTGCCGGCCGCCTGGATGGGCGTGGCCGCGGATCGGCGGCCCGATTTCACGATCGCGGCCCGCGCCTTCCCGGGCGTCGGGCTGCTGGTCGGTCTTGTCGGCGCCATCGCCCTGCTGCTCGCCCACGCGCTCGGCCTGCCCCTGCTGGCCTCCGCCGCCCTCTCGCTAGCAGCGACGATCGCGCTCACCGGCGCCTTGCATGAGGATGGTCTTGCCGACACTGCCGATGGTTTCGGCGGTGGCACGACCGCGACGCGCAAGCTGGAGATCATGCGCGACAGCCGGATCGGCACGTTTGGCGCGGTAGCGCTGATCCTGTCGCTGCTGCTCCGCACGACGCTGATCGCCAACCTGCTGCCCTACGGCGCCTGGCCGGTCGCCACCGCGCTGATCGGCGCGGAAATCGTCAGCCGCGCAGCGATCGTCCAGCTCTGGGCGGCCCTGCCGCCGGCGCGCTTCGAAGGCCTCGCCAGCGCCACCGGACGGCCTTCCCGTGACACCAGCCTGACCGCCATCGGCATCGCCGTGGTGGCGGCGCTGATCTGTGGCGCGATCGGAACCGGAATCCTCCCGGCCGTCGTCGCCCTCCTCGTCGCCGGCGCGGCAACCTATGCCTTCCAGCTTCTCTGCGCCTCGCAGATTGCCGGGCAGACCGGCGACACGCTGGGCGCTGCCCAGCAGATCGCGCTCGTCACCTATCTGATGGCGATCGTCGCGGCGACATGA